Proteins from a genomic interval of Labrus mixtus chromosome 24, fLabMix1.1, whole genome shotgun sequence:
- the hpxb gene encoding hemopexin has translation MELLTRTLFLCFTFTLTYGAPSPPHDAATEDVDAALPDRCGGLEFDAITPDENGMTFFFKGSHLWKGFTGPAQLSNESFKELDDIHNIGHVDAAFRMHNPDNTDDHDHIYFFLDDKVFSYYNHTLEEGYPKEIHLDFPGIPTHLDAAVECPKAECGADSVLFFKGKDVHVYDISTKTVKTKVWPHLPVCTAAFRWLEHYYCFHGHNFTRFHPLTGEVSGSYPKDARNYFMSCLNFGHGNGSKVLKCSDVKLDAITSDDEGKTYFFAGPIFMRLDSRRDGLHAFPITRTWREMTSGVDAVFSYTDKMYMIKGDQVYIFKGGAHYTLISGYPKTLKEELGIEGPVDAAFVCPDEHTAHIIQGEWILYVDLTATPRAVTFNLTMPVININAAHCGSDGIELFTGSKFLKYLDVATLTMSRTRTMPLNITSEMMGCQD, from the exons ATGGAGCTGCTCACCAGAaccctgtttctgtgctttacATTCACCCTGACTTATGGAGCACCGAG CCCCCCACATGATGCAGCCACAGAAG ATGTTGATGCTGCTCTCCCTGATCGCTGTGGAGGTCTTGAGTTTGATGCCATCACTCCAGATGAGAATGGAATGACTTTCTTCTTCAAAG GTAGCCACTTGTGGAAAGGGTTCACCGGCCCAGCTCAGCTCTCCAACGAGTCCTTCAAGGAGCTCGATGACATCCATAACATTGGCCATGTTGATGCCGCCTTCCGTATGCACAACCCTGACAACACAGACGACCACGATCACATCTACTTCTTCCTG GATGATAAAGTGTTCAGCTATTATAACCACACTCTGGAAGAGGGGTATCCAAAAGAGATTCACCTGGACTTCCCAGGTATCCCCACTCACCTGGATGCTGCTGTGGAGTGTCCCAAAGCAGAGTGTGGGGCCGACTCAGTCCTGTTCTTCAAAG GAAAAGATGTGCATGTTTATGACATCAGCACAAAGACGGTGAAAACAAAGGTGTGGCCTCACCTGCCCGTCTGTACCGCTGCTTTCCGCTGGCTGGAACACTACTACTGTTTCCATGGACACAACTTCACCAGGTTCCATCCGCTCACTGGAGAGGTGAGCGGCTCCTACCCTAAAGATGCCCGCAATTACTTCATGAGCTGCCTAAACTTTG GTCATGGAAATGGTTCAAAAGTCCTTAAATGCAGTGACGTCAAACTAGATGCCATTACCTCTGATGATGAAGGCAAAACATATTTCTTTGCAG GCCCCATCTTTATGCGTCTTGACTCCCGCCGCGATGGCCTCCACGCCTTCCCGATCACCAGAACATGGAGGGAAATGACCAGCGGGGTTGACGCTGTGTTTTCCTACACTGACAAAATGTACATGATTAAG GGTGATCAGGTTTACATCTTTAAAGGAGGAGCTCACTACACCCTGATCAGTGGTTACCCTAAAACTCTGAAGGAGGAGCTTGGCATTGAAGGGCCTGTGGATGCTGCTTTTGTCTGTCCTGATGAACACACAGCTCATATCATTCAAG GAGAATGGATCCTTTACGTCGACTTAACCGCCACGCCGAGGGCCGTGACCTTTAACCTGACCATGCCGGTGATCAACATCAACGCAGCTCATTGTGGTTCAGATGGAATTGAGTTGTTCACGGGCtcaaagtttttaaaatatcttgATGTCGCGACCCTGACTATGAGCAGAACCCGCACGATGCCTCTGAATATTACCTCTGAAATGATGGGATGTCAGGATTAG